In Streptomyces sp. TLI_146, the genomic stretch AAGGACTGGCTAAGAGTGAGATGGCAAGCGTCGAAGCCCGTCATCACGTCTCGGGCGCCACGCCACCCGTAGATGGCCTGGGCAGAGTCACCGACCATGACGATCTGCAGGCGCCCGCTCTGGGACAGCACGATCTGCTCGAGGACAGGGTTGGTGTCTTGCGCCTCATCGAGCAGCAGGAAGTCGCCGCTGAGGACGGGGTCGGTCAGCGCCCACATCTTCAGGTAGTGGTCATGTTCGAAGCGGACCACGCCTCCATAGGGGGAGTGCAGGTCCGCCCAGGCTCGCTGAGCGTAGGGCAACAGGAGTTCGGCCAGTTCGGCGTGCGCCGCGTCGCCTTCGAGAGAGCGCAGCCTGGGGACGTGGGCGTGGTCCAGTTCCGAATCGGCAGACTGGCAAAAGCGCGACACCGCCTTCAGTGCCGTGTTCGACAGGGTGGTCGGCAGAATCTCGGTACCGTTGATGCGAATAGGCCTGGTAAGTCCCAGCTCCTGGCCAACCTGCCAGCCTGGCCTACGCGGGCTGTTGAGCCGCTCACGGTAACGGTGACCCAGGGCGGCATAGGCCAACGAGTGGGCTGTCTTGCACCGCACCGATGCAGGAAAGCGGGTAGCCGCGTCCTGGGCAATGGCACGGTTGAACGCAAGGTAGCTCCCCCGGCGCTGGCTCATCTGCTCGGCGAGATGGGCAAGCGTTGAGGTCTTGCCGGTGCCTGCGCCAGCCTGAATGGCCAGGTGAACGCTGCCCTTGAAAGCCTCAAGGGCAGCAGCCTGTTCTTCAGTGGGAGTAAAGGACATCAGGGTTCTCCGGAAGCGATGACGGCCTGCGCCACAGCGCGGCCGTACGGAACAGAGCCTGCACTAGGGACAGGTGCCGGAGTTCAAACTGCCAACCGACACGCTCGCCGCAGCAGTGCGCGCCGCCAGATCCCCTCTATGCGGTGACGCTCACACCACAAACGAACGACTCGGGGACACTTGGCCGATATTGCTGTCTCGTACGGGTGAGGTGTGCCCGAGTGCGGTCAGGGCGCCAGGCCCGGCGGCTCGTGCCCCGCGCACAGCGAGTCGAGGAGCTCGCCAAGGGGAATGCCGAAAGCGTGGGCGAGGGCGTGCCAGGTAGCCAAGGAGCCGACGGTACGGCCCTGCTCGATCTCGATGAGCGTACGGCGCGACAAGCCGCTGCGGGCGGCTAGCTCGTCGTAGCTCCAGCTCCGCTCTGCGCGCAGTTGCGAGAGGAGCTGACGGAGCGCCGTCGGGTTGGGTTCCGGCGGCGGAAAGATCGTCACGCATCAATACGACGGGGCAGACCCCTGCCCTGACAGTGCAGACCTCTGCCCTATTTTGTGGGCATACGCGCGCTCTCCGTAAGGGCAGGGATCTGCACTACCGTGTCGGCGCTTCGGGCTGACCGCCGGGTTCGGGGCAAGGCGAACTTATGGCTCGGGAGGAATTCGATGTCTGCCACTCTGCCCTCGCGCGCTTGGACGATCGCGATCAGCAGCCCGGACGGGGCTCCGGTTCTGGCCTGCAGCGCATGTGTCTCACACATTAACGTGACCGGTGCGAGCCTCATCACGGAAATCCGTCGACACTTGGCTCAGCACCTCTTGGAGTCGCGCCTGCCGCCGTACCTGCGGACGTGCCAGTGCCGCGAACGGGCGTGCGTATGGCATAGGCGCCAAGCTCCGTGTTCAGGATCACTGCAGCTTCTTCTCATCCGGGCCAACCGGGGGCGCACCTGGCACCTCGCAGACATGTGCAAGTCCTGCGCTGGAGCGACGCCGCATGCGGCTGCCGTGCCGGAGCCACCGGCAGCGAATTCTCACGATGTCCGTGCACGGGCACCCATGCAAGGCCGTGCGCACGAGGATCCTGCTGTGTGGAGCCACCCGTTCTGGGAGGAGCACGCGCTATGACGCGCCGGGGTGCGCAGCAATATGAGTCTTCGTTGCGGCGGGAGAGCCAGATACTTGCTGCATGATCGCCACCTTTCCTTCCCGCCTTGCCCGGGGCTGCGTTGGGGCCCATGGATGACGGACAGCCGCGTGGACCCCCTGGTTCTCCGGAGTGGCCCCGGTGCTTGGCCCATAATTGTGGTGTTCCAGCAGACCGGTCCCCCTGGTGATGTGGAGAGGATGACGAAAGTGGTGATGTCGTCCGCAGGGTCCAGCAGCGTCTCCTTGTCCCATGTAGTGGGCCCGGAGCACATGACCGTGCTCCGGGTCCACCGCGCAGGGCCTGTCAGCTTCAGAGCGGCCCGAGTGCCCCAACCGGACAGGCGGATGAGGGGCGGCTTTGCCCTTAGCTCCTCACTTAGCTGATCTGCTGGAAGTTCTTCCAGCCGCCGATGCCGACTTCGGCTCCGGCGCCTTGGATGTTGGAGTAGAAGTAGAGCTTGCCATCGCCGCCGGTGGACCACAGGTCGGGCTTGCCGTCCCCGTTTGTGTCGGGGACGGCTGTGAATAGGGGTCGGTAGGCGGGGGTCCAGCTGGTGCCGATCACCGTGGCGCCTGGGCCGTAGCCGAGGCCTTCTCCGTTGGGGCCAGTGCCCTGGTACTGGCGGAGCTCGCCGTTGCTCTTGCCGCGGGCGATCACGTCGACGCGGCCGTCGCCGGTGCGGTCGCCGGGAGCGGCGAGGTCATAGTCCGACCAGCCTCCGTCGCCGATGAGTACGGGGGCGCGGTACTCGTCGAGGGAGAAGCTGTCGGCGCCGTAGTAGAGCCAGAGCTGGTCGCCGGTTTTAACGAGCAGGTCGGTGTGGCCGGCGACGTCGATGGTGCCGTCGCCGTTGGTGTCCAGGGGCCCGTCTACGTCGCCGATGGCCACGATCTGATCGGCGTTGGACCAGTGGTTGTTGGCGGGGTTGTAGACGTTGAGTTCCTGCTGGTCGTAGAGGCAGGATCGGGAGGCGCCGTCGGCTTGTTCATTGCGTGCGGTGCAGGCGTAGCCGACGCCGTTGTTGGGGAAGACCTTGAGGATCTTGCCGTCGCCGCTGGGGATAAGACCGACGAGGTCCTCGAAGCCGTCGGTCGTCCAGTCGCCGCGGTGGGTGACGGAGGCGCCGTTGAAGTCCGTGTTGCTTGCTACCGCGGAGGCCCCCGCATACCCGTTGCCCTGGCCGGGGTAGAGCCAGAGGGCTCCGTCGGTGCGTACACCGTAGAAGTCGGCTGTGCCGTCGCCGTTGAGGTCGCCGGGCTTGTCAGGGGTGGCCGGGCTGTTGGCGTAGAAGCGGTAGGCCGTGCCGTCAGAGCGGTTATTGGCGCGGTCCAGGCTTCGGACGCCCAGTGCGTGCGCACCGGCGGATGGCGGAGTCAACTTGACGTTGACCGATCCGCCGATCGTGGCCGGGCTGACCGTTCGGACGGTGGGATCCCAGTCGGTCCAGTACTCGTACTTGGCCACATCACTGACCTTGCCGCTCGAGAGAGTGAAAACACCCTCGGTGCGGGCCTGACCGGTCTCGGCCGGCCATCCCTCCGAGCCGTCGGGGTACTGGGGGGAGGTGACGCCGGGCGGGCTGCTGGGCCGGGTGCCGTCGAACTGGAAGTGGCACTCGTCCGCCCAGGCACTGCTGAGCGAGCCGGACTGGGTCTGGGCCTGCCAGCTGAAGGTGGTCGTGCCGGTCAGGCCCGCGTTCTTCATGAGCTGCGCGAGTTTGTCCTTGGTGACCACCAGTTTCGCGCCGCGTCCGGAGGTGACGCTGACCGTGGTGTTGACCTCGTTGGCCGCGCCGCCGTGTCCGGTCGGCCAGAGCTCGAAGTGCGCTCTGACGGTGCCGCCGTCGGGATCGGAGAACGTGCCGCCGAGGGTGATGTCCGTGTTGCCGATGACGGTGAACGGGGCATTGGCTCCGCACTGCGCGCCGCTGTCCGGCTGGGTGTAGAGGCCACTGGGCTTGTTGGGGTAGGTGTCGTAGTCAGTGCTGAGCAGCGCTGTTCCGACATCGAACTTCTTCCATGCGTAGACGTCGCCCTCATCGGCTGCCCGCAGGCCCAGCGTCATGTTGGGCAGGTGCCGGTTGGCGGCCTCGACGGCCGCCGACGTGACGTCGAAGGCGAGGTTGCCTGCCGGGCAGTCCGAGCTCCAGCCCTTGGCGTCATCGACCCGGTTGAGGTAGCGGGCCCAGGAAGGCTGGTTGTTCCAGGTCGTCGACGACGAGATGGATCCCGTGAACCAGGCTTCCACCTTGCGGCCCTCACACGACCAGGACCACGTGTTCTTGATCCGGAACGTGGACTTGATGATGCTCTTGCGGGTGTTCCACAGCCTGTCGGTATCCATCTGGAAGAACGAGCGGCCCAAGCCGTTCGTCTCGTTCTCGTAGCCCACCCGGGCGGTGGAGGTCGAGGACCCGGAGCCTCCCCAGCCCTTACCGTTGTAGAAGGAACTGTTCGGGTACCTCGCGTACGCCACCGTCCACGCCTCGCGGGAGCCGTCCACGGGCGGGTCGATGTACACGGGATACGTGGTGTTCTTGCCGGTCAGCAGTGACTGGTCGGGCGCCAGAGTGACGGTGTCGCCTGTCACGGCCAGAGGCATCGCACTTTGCTGTGCTCCGTGTCCCGGCTCGAACTCATCGGTCGGCACTGGTGGGGTGGCTGGTTCGCTTGCTGATGCTGAAGACTGTTTCCCCGACGTGGGTGCGATGCCGGGGGCTGAGCTGCCCGTCGCTGACGTGGAGCTGTCCCACATGAGGGGAACTGGCGCCGTGAAAACCTCCTGCCCCGCCGGGTTCAGCGCACGCAGAGTGCCGTGCTCATCCGTAGAGACGCTCACGCCGCTGGTGGAGAGCTTGAATCTGAGGCTCTTCAGCGCTGGATTGGCAGCTGCCTCAGCGGATTTGACCACGAGTAACTGAC encodes the following:
- a CDS encoding UvrD-helicase domain-containing protein, with the translated sequence MSFTPTEEQAAALEAFKGSVHLAIQAGAGTGKTSTLAHLAEQMSQRRGSYLAFNRAIAQDAATRFPASVRCKTAHSLAYAALGHRYRERLNSPRRPGWQVGQELGLTRPIRINGTEILPTTLSNTALKAVSRFCQSADSELDHAHVPRLRSLEGDAAHAELAELLLPYAQRAWADLHSPYGGVVRFEHDHYLKMWALTDPVLSGDFLLLDEAQDTNPVLEQIVLSQSGRLQIVMVGDSAQAIYGWRGARDVMTGFDACHLTLSQSFRFGPALASEANRWLRLSRAPIQLTGSADISTTIGPRSGRPDAVLCRTNVGVITELFSLIASGAATALVGGGDSLRSLAQAARDLIEGRRTHHPELVLFTSWNALREYAEYDPAGRDLQPFANLVDEHGPEAILRAVERLVPEAHARVVISTAHKAKGREWPCVRIADDFTPPADTDELDADGKPVPGPINEAEARLAYVAITRARHHLDPTGLNWINRHPDGKASTD
- a CDS encoding helix-turn-helix transcriptional regulator codes for the protein MTIFPPPEPNPTALRQLLSQLRAERSWSYDELAARSGLSRRTLIEIEQGRTVGSLATWHALAHAFGIPLGELLDSLCAGHEPPGLAP
- a CDS encoding DNRLRE domain-containing protein: MTGDTVTLAPDQSLLTGKNTTYPVYIDPPVDGSREAWTVAYARYPNSSFYNGKGWGGSGSSTSTARVGYENETNGLGRSFFQMDTDRLWNTRKSIIKSTFRIKNTWSWSCEGRKVEAWFTGSISSSTTWNNQPSWARYLNRVDDAKGWSSDCPAGNLAFDVTSAAVEAANRHLPNMTLGLRAADEGDVYAWKKFDVGTALLSTDYDTYPNKPSGLYTQPDSGAQCGANAPFTVIGNTDITLGGTFSDPDGGTVRAHFELWPTGHGGAANEVNTTVSVTSGRGAKLVVTKDKLAQLMKNAGLTGTTTFSWQAQTQSGSLSSAWADECHFQFDGTRPSSPPGVTSPQYPDGSEGWPAETGQARTEGVFTLSSGKVSDVAKYEYWTDWDPTVRTVSPATIGGSVNVKLTPPSAGAHALGVRSLDRANNRSDGTAYRFYANSPATPDKPGDLNGDGTADFYGVRTDGALWLYPGQGNGYAGASAVASNTDFNGASVTHRGDWTTDGFEDLVGLIPSGDGKILKVFPNNGVGYACTARNEQADGASRSCLYDQQELNVYNPANNHWSNADQIVAIGDVDGPLDTNGDGTIDVAGHTDLLVKTGDQLWLYYGADSFSLDEYRAPVLIGDGGWSDYDLAAPGDRTGDGRVDVIARGKSNGELRQYQGTGPNGEGLGYGPGATVIGTSWTPAYRPLFTAVPDTNGDGKPDLWSTGGDGKLYFYSNIQGAGAEVGIGGWKNFQQIS